The Anabrus simplex isolate iqAnaSimp1 chromosome 5, ASM4041472v1, whole genome shotgun sequence sequence cacagtgggaaggatgcttcaagaaaaactacactgaaaagcagctgctgtgtgagaaacaagctacaaggaatgttttattacAGAATTAACAGGttatgtgcaaatgttattgtgtaatatgatatacttttgaaGAGATTGTTAGaaggaagggcaaaaggggtgtcattatcgacaaGGGAAGAGCATGCTATGGACTTGACTCAACATTTTTCTTGGGggtggagggcgattactgataatctaCTTCAAAGGTTGGCATCTCTGccttaaacaattttatttatatggatactTTATTGTGGGGGTCCATTACATAATGCTGATTCACTCTTGCAACCAGGTAAGACACCAGACCAACCAAAGAATTTCAGGCTAGTCTCCCTTCTGAGTCACCCAAAGCAGTTTGAATGTCTTGTTCTTGAGAAGAGAATCTGTGAAGAGTAAATTGATTAAGCAGCAGGTGGGTTTCAGACCAGGACCACCATATAAACCAAATATTAACCCTTAGTATACTGAGTATGAATTTCAGAAAGATCTTGCAAATGGCACCGTTGACTCCTACACAAGCTGTTTAAACTAACAGACTATTTCAAACTTATAAGAATCATTCAATGCTTCCTTCAGAATAAAAGATTCCAAGTGACACCTCGAGGTGAAGAGAGTCGTTGGAGGGACCAAAATAATGGCCTGTCACAGGGTTGTGCTATTGCACCGATCCTTTTCAATGTATACCCGAAGGATCAACTTGTCGGTCAGGACACAAAGCAGTCGATAATCTTGGTGTTGGAGTAAAGTACCTTGGAGTTCAGCTTGATTGTTCACTCACATTTAAAGGACATTACTATTCCATCAGTATGAAGGTTAAAATAAGGAATGGCTTATGTAGGatgttaacaggatccacctgggGAGCTCATCCAACACCTGTgcgaactactgctttagcactcgCTTTCTGTGTAGCACCGTATGATTTAGCCGTGTGGTTGGGGTCGTATAGCTATGAggttgcgtttgggagatagtgagtttgaatttCATCGTTGGCAGTCCAAAGATGGTTTCGTGaagtttcccaattttcacacaaggcaaatgctggttttataccttaattaaggtcacagctgctacTTTCTCAGTCTCTGCAGCTGATTTTATTTATCCTGTGCGGGCCAGCTCTCTGCATTAAGCAAGAGCTGGACGGTCACCAAGCAGTAAGACGATTATTCAGATTGCGGAAGAGTTTCATGAACAGCATCAAACCTGCAATAGCTGAACCAGTTGCTCTCAGGAATCATTACTGGCAGCAATAGTCGATACTACCAGACGGGAAAAAGCCAACAGAGGGGACACCAACTTGTGCCTCACAAAACCATGGCCAGTATGGAGAATGCAGGAACTGGTATGGCAAGAACTAGGGTCACCCTAAAAAATAAAATGGTGCCTGTGTGTTTTTCAAGAGCTGGAGTATCTGTACCATTGCCCAAATTGCCCTATAGATACTTGGCATGAAGATTTTGATGCGGTTTGTGACATGGCTATTGTAGTTGCTTCATATTGGGGCAACTTAAACATTTGAAGGAGAGTTGGATGTGATCATCATCACATAATAATGATAAGAAATTATAATGAAGTATGTGCAGtaatccactttttttttttatgACTTCCAAAACATTCCCGTGAATGTCAGCGTCCACTAATCCTTTGATCTTTGTTCTCACTATAGGCATCACCACTTATGAACTACAACTGAGCACTCCATGTGGAGGAAATGTTATGCCCTCAGACATAGCCAAACTCATTTAATGTTAAGTCAGAATGGAACAGCCACTTCTCTGAGTATGGCCTCTGTCTGAACACCAAGAAGAGTAATATCTAGAGACAAATCTAAGCCCCTGGAGAGAATGTACTTAAGGCAGAAATCTTCCGGTAACTTGGATCTCATCTACAGAGTGATGGTGGTATTTTCAGTGAAGTTTTAGTGAGGATAAATGCAACCTGGATGCAGTGGAAGTTCACAGGTGCAATGGTAGCTCATGTAACATAAAAGAGAACCATTACAAACTATGAATAgtgatttttaacttttttttttttttgtgtttagaatttgctttacatcacaccaacacaggtaggtcttacggtgacgatgggataagtaaggcctagggaagaaagcggccgtggccttaattaaggtacagccccagcatttgccttgtgagaaaatgggaaaccacgaaaaaccatcttcattgctgtcAACCAAGGGGGATTTTTAAGTCACCTTATTTCTTGTACAATAGATTAGGTCTGTTTTCACCTAACAAAAGACAGGCCCAACAGAAAATTTTCTGAAGCAAATTGCTGCCACATAACCAAGGGTACTCTCTGTACCAGTTACTTTTAAAATGTCATTTATAGGACTTTGGCTTCTCGACTGTTTCTTGTCCGTAACTCTGATGGATAGATGTGGGATAGGGCAATTAAACAACAACAGCTTTTATCCTCCTCACATCAACGAGAAAGTGATGTCTAATAAATTACTCGCACTACATCGTTTTCTGGATTCATCTGTAGAAAGTTCAAGAACTGCCCACAAGTGCTATCGATAACGTCATGAAAACAACTTGTTCCTCTCACCAAACATTAGATACAACTGTTAGTAAGTGTAATGACTAGCAAGGGCAAGGGGTAAGGCTCTCGCCTCAGGAAAAGAACAGAATGCCTGCCGTTCAggcttggtgatttctgtttgagAATAGGCAAAAGTTCTTCTCTCTATGCAAAGTCATTAACCATTACCATGGTGACCACCCTAACAGCACATGTAGTGAAGTTTCAAGAAGTGGTCAGAATGAAGAGCTTTCCAGGTAGTAGCCTGCTTGTTCGGGTGGGTGGGGCCAAACCCTCAGTGCTTCAAACAATACAGTGGAgctactgagagagagagagagagagagagagagagagagagagagagagagagagagagagagagagtgtgtgtgtgtgtgtacagtccCATGCTTCAACACTTCAGTGATTTGTTGGTATTTTCAAATAGATATTTCTATGTCAGTTTGAAATAAGATAATTAATAAACAATTGATTGAAAGTAATCTAAGTGAAGAGCCACTTCAGGAACTTCACTTGGCTAGCCGCTCTTGCACAAATGTGATTTGTGACAAAAGGATGCTACTTTGCCCCTAGTTGAAGAAATAGTAGACAATGGGATGACCAGTTGCACTGTACAGAGTTTAATTCTGGCCAGCTGACAAAATCGCTGATGATGTTTATCAGTCACTTCAGAATGATGCAATTCGACAACAAATGGGTTTCGGAATAATTGCaggaaaaaaataaagaaagaaattccTCCAATAATACACCTTACCCATCTTGCCGAGTCTGATACAGTTACCAACTGTTCCTTCCATTTTGATGTCAAAGGCCAGCGTTGCAGAGGACAACCAAAACAATGTTACCAATATACAATAAATGCAGACTTAAAAGATTAGCAGTCTGAAGCCCAGTTTTGCACAAGAGCCTACAGAATGTTGTTCCactagtagtagttgttgtagtttTGAAGTGTTTCTTAGGACAACGGCTCAAAAAGCAGTTGAAAATGTTCCAATGAAGTATTTTATTACGGTCAAAACAGCTGTCTTGGTGGATCAGCAGAAGAGTATCCAACTTGTAATTCTAAGTTCACGAGTTCGATCCCAGCAGAGGTATTAAAAAAGATCTTGGCATCCCATATCGTCGTTTGCATGTTATAGATCTCTGGTGATGCACTCAGTGTCACCTgaataaattaaattaactcagctatGGAAATCAGCCAGTAGAATTCTGCTTTCATTATGAGACAGTAGCACGAATGGGATGttagaattattaataataatgttatttgtttttacatccctttaactacttttatggttttcgaagatgccaaggtgccagaatttagtcctgcatgagttcttttatgtgccagtaaatctatggacacgagaCTGGAGTATTTGAgcccattcaaataccaccggactgagccaggatcgaacctgccagtttggggtcagaaggccagcgcctcaacagtttgagccattcagcccggcagtgTTAAAATTGACAGCAGACAACAATCCCATATGGAGACATACACAAGCTGGCCGGACAAGGGAGAGAGAGAAACAGCGCGGAGAAATTTTCCAAATAATGTATGGATTGCAAGAATTGTCCGGCCACATAATATAATTCAACATTGAGTTATTCCACCTATAAACAAACCCTGTTTGATCGGATATTCACATACTCGAGGCTTCCAACATGAGATCGCATCGGCGTTTTTCAAATTTGAACACCGATTTTAGCATGATGTGACCATCTTTTCAATTCATTTTGTACATTATAACTCAATGGGACTTTTATCATCTAATAATTGGTTTTAAGACTTACATGAACTGTGTTTTTAAAATCTGTGTTTAAATGTGACAGATTGAGTCACCTTGACTCTTCAACATTGTAATATATGTCATTGTTTTTAGTATTAAGATTATCATGTGTTTTTACCATAATAGcctaggctgaagatgtctcacaatagaagagaagaaacatgtcccttttcttaaaataaaataaaagacaatATTGTATTTTAAAGGTATTGTAATTTATTTCTTGTGATATGTTAAAATTGATCAACAGACTGCATAGGTGGCACCACTTTGGAAGGTCTGCAacttggtagctgaggccatagggtTATTTGGGCTGTTCGGAAATAATTGACATTTTTTCCATAACtcaatttcttttttaaaattgcaGTTTGAAATGTGTGCCCATTGTATGCGAGGAGACTTACTATAGTGCCACCTGTGGCCACCAGATGACATTGCTACTGTGCACTGGTAGAACAGTGTTGCATCATTTGTGCCAGTTTGTGGGTACATTCCTGGACAATGCACAGACAAGATGGAAGTAAAAATCATGGGCAACGGTCGACTGTGTAATTTTTCTGGAGGAAAGGAGTGACTGCTTCTGCTTCACACATTCACACAAGGTTAGCAGCTGTATGTGGGAAGTAGCACCAAGTCCCAGAAGTATGTTTCTTTGAATAACAGAGTGCAAAGACAGTAAGGACTGTGTTTAAACAGACAACAATTGTGGCCGTCCAACTACTGGATACAAACCAAAGAATATCCAGTGCATGTCCAACTTGATACTAGAGAACTGGCAAATCACTTTGGATGAACGGTAGAACATGACAGGTTTGTTACGAGGAACACAGCACACCATCTTCTATCTCATTGAGTACCTCATTCTCTCACTATTCCACAGAAGCAGCTAAGCATGCCAACAGTTGTTGCATCTGTACAGCGCGGATCTGGTGGAGTTCTTTGAGTGTCCAGTCACTGTCAGTGAGTCTTGTTCTGACACAAGACTGTAGAAAAGAAAGGTCAGTTGATGGATTAGAAGCATGCTGGGAACCCTCCTTCTAAGAAGTCACTGCTAGAACTGTTTGTCTGGAAACGTATGACAACTGTGTTCAGGGATCTGGAAGGGATCCTTCTGTTGTATTGGTTGCCCTCCAGTATGACCATCAGCAGTGATTGGAACTGAATTTCACTGCACCAGTTCTACTGATGCATTCAGAAATCTTGTCACAGAAAAGAGAGCACAACATTCTTTTCCACCATGATGAGTTGTCCAACAGTGGCACTGATATACCCACAAAGAATggtttgctgtgtaaataacagaaACTATCACATAGATTGTAGAGGTGCATAGACATTGACAGCGAATACCTCATATTTAATCTGTATTTCGTTTCAATAAATGGTTTctgtgaaaaaaaagaaagaaactgggCATGTAAGTGTCAGTCATTTTTAAACACCCCAAGAAGTTGGTTATTACTGTCAAAACGGTAGTGAAGTTCATTATATACAGATGTACAGTGAGATGTCGATACAATGGTACCGCGTCAGTCAATAGGAAAACACTGTTGTAGAAGGCTTTAGAATAACGGGTTCTCATGTCAGTTGGTGAACTCAGTAATATCTGAAATTATATATTAACTACCTGCCACATCATATCATTTGATTAATTAATATGAGAAACACACACAAGAAATATGAAATGACAATACCTTACCTATGACCAGCAGAGTACATTCCTTTTGACCATGGAATTTTAATTTTTCACATATACAGTAATTGTTGTTCACACTACACAGCACTCCACTACTGTAAACTACCATAGTTAAAGAAATCTGAAATGACAGTCTGTTTCACATTCCTCTTCACAGAAAGAGAAACACACAAACACCTTATTGCGTCAAGATTCTCTGCTACAGCTACACTGCAACAGTCCTTGGAATGTACGACAATGTGTCAAAATGAAGTAACGAAGGAGCTATTTTAGTTTTAAGCAGCTGTCTGACAGCTACAGTACTGACGTTTAAATCTTGGTATGCACACTACCTAGGTATGCCTGGAATTTCATAGCTGCAGAGTTCCCGGTGTTACTCAGCAAACCCACCCCTCAGGTAAGTACACAGCTATAAACACTCTTGCTTGCTATGCTTGCATAATAGGAAAGTTCAATCTTCATATGGCAGTAACAAATGTTCCTAATTACCTTTGTGCTTGGTTGGTCATAGTACCGGGAAGAAAGCACATTGCTGGGGTTTGAAATCGCAATCGCAGTGGAGAGATTTATCGTTAATGAGAGTATTGTTAACTCGAGAGAAGTTTTATATTACTGTAAATTAATGCCAGGACTGGAATATTTTATCATTACTGAGGGTATCATCATTGTATGAAGATTTCACTGTATTAACATAATTGGGATTGCAGCTTTGGAGATGCCTTAAGTCTGAAGGTATTTGAAGAAGAAAAGGTGAAAATCACTGCCCTACCTACTCCAGTGTTCAAGTATTTAAAATTGCCTTATCTGAATGCTACTGTATTATCCAAATTGATATGTAATTATTCCAGATTATAAGTAATCTTCACTTTTTTTCTCATGAATCATATGCTGAAGAAAATATCGCCACCTTTGCTCCGTTCCTCTTCCAAAGAATAAACTGAAATGTTTTGGGTTTAGTGGAATCATTTGTTCATTATGATAAACACTTTTAAGTACCTTTCTCACCATTGATGAACAGAAGTCTTCATATCATGTAAATATGATAGGATTCAATCGAGGAATGTTctaccattcaacactttatataatttGTATCATTAATACCCTTAATAAGTGAAGACTAGTTTCGATTCTCTTGGAATCAACATCAGTTCAAACAAATATTTAAATCAGAAAGGTATCTGGATTAACGCACATTTCATACAAAATTTGCCTTAAaaatacacttaaaatggttaacaTGAGTTGTATGTCATAAAATCAGGTTGAATTTTAAATGACGTCCTTAGAGTCTTAGTCACAAATAATTGAGCATGTATGCACAATATTAAGCAGAATCAcataacttttaacatcaacagTGTAATTTTCAAATTATAGCAGCTACTACAAGCAACGAAGGATGTTCCCACAACTCTtcggcaaactgtacataattCATAAATAAGCACATCCCAATTCTACAACCTCCGACTGCCTGAACATCGACACTCTTACAAGATTTTCAATTTTTACATACGTTTTTTAACTTATTCGACAGTTCGACCATGaataaatgaacatttttaacataCGTTTTTATATCCATGGTTAAATCTACAGTATCATAGGAACTTTATAA is a genomic window containing:
- the LOC136874387 gene encoding uncharacterized protein, which translates into the protein METEPLVVDGNGIKDTDKDGRTCLKCVPIVCEETYYSATCGHQMTLLLCTGRTVLHHLCQFVACQQLLHLYSADLVEFFECPVTVSESCSDTRL